A region of Stegostoma tigrinum isolate sSteTig4 chromosome 5, sSteTig4.hap1, whole genome shotgun sequence DNA encodes the following proteins:
- the bhlhe22 gene encoding class E basic helix-loop-helix protein 22 has protein sequence MERSVHLNGPQDQETFHSALSASAKRLESTFRPAAAALQLSRAESRSPLVCYEAAEPDGVSQQAAAHGGGQQHREGSGGDQSVDDDSDERCELMLVRQGGPDRPASLTTGARAESGSASKKNKEQRALRLSINARERRRMHDLNDALDELRSVIPYAHSPSVRKLSKIATLLLAKNYILMQAQALDEMRRLVAYLNQGQSLPTALPPAAAAAAALTPSLGAYEQAAGGYPFPAGGLAVAAAAAAAAAATGANCPDKCTANNSGSLYNNVTSGLCKQCSDKP, from the coding sequence ATGGAAAGGAGCGTCCACCTGAATGGACCACAGGACCAGGAGACTTTCCACTCGGCTCTCAGTGCCTCAGCCAAAAGGCTGGAGAGCACATTCCGGCCGGCGGCCGCCGCTCTCCAACTCTCGCGGGCCGAGTCCCGCTCGCCGCTGGTCTGCTACGAGGCGGCCGAGCCGGACGGAGTGTCCCAGCAGGCGGCAGCACACGGCGGCGGGCAGCAGCACCGGGAGGGGAGCGGCGGGGACCAGAGTGTGGATGATGACAGCGATGAGCGCTGTGAGTTAATGTTAGTACGGCAGGGTGGTCCAGACAGACCGGCCTCTCTGACCACTGGGGCTAGAGCAGAGAGCGGCTCAGCTAGTAAAAAAAACAAGGAGCAACGGGCCCTACGGCTCAGCATCAACGCCCGGGAGAGGAGAAGGATGCATGACTTAAACGATGCTCTGGACGAGCTGAGATCCGTCATTCCTTACGCCCACAGTCCGTCGGTCAGGAAACTCTCCAAAATCGCCACACTGCTGCTGGCCAAGAACTACATCCTGATGCAGGCTCAGGCTCTCGATGAGATGAGGAGGTTGGTAGCTTACCTCAACCAGGGGCAGAGTCTCCCTACCGCCCTGCCCCCGGCTGCTGCCGCCGCCGCCGCCCTCACCCCCAGCCTCGGAGCCTACGAGCAGGCGGCTGGAGGTTACCCGTTCCCCGCCGGAGGATTGGCggtggcggcggcggcggcggcggctgCAGCGGCAACCGGGGCCAATTGTCCGGACAAGTGCACCGCGAACAACAGCGGCTCCCTGTACAACAATGTCACATCCGGTCTCTGCAAACAGTGCAGCGACAAGCCTTAA